ACGCAACTTATCGAGGGCCTCTGCCGATAGACCTCGCATGAGTTCGTTCCGTCGGCACGAGGTGCTCGTCTCGCTGTTCCACGCGCCCTCCACTAGCGGCCGAGGTCTTGCGACTCCTCGGCGTGGCGGTGCCGTCGGGCACGCGCCTACGGACGGATTCGGCAGACCTGACGCAGATCACGCCGACGCAATACCGGGCGGATCTCGTGGTGGTGCTCGAGCGGGCGGAGCGGCCCGTGCTGGGCATCGTCGTGGAGGTGCAGTTCAAGCGCGACCTGGCGAAGCGCTACTCGTGGCCAGTCTACGCGTCGACGTTGCGAGCGCGACTCAAGTGTCCGGTCTGCGTGCTCGTGGTGGCGCCCACGGAGGCGATGGCGAAGTGGTGCGCCAAGCCGGTGGAGTTGGGGCCAAGCTTCACGTTTGCACCGTTCGTGCTCGGCCCGAGCGCGATTCCGTACATCACCGATGAAGCCGAGGCGAAACGTGCGCCCGAGTTGGCGGTGCTGTCGGTGTTGGCGCACGGCCGCGAACCCGATGTCGTGCGGCTCGCGGTGCCGGCGCTCGCGGCCGTCGCGACGTTGGCGAGGGACTCCGGGGTGCTATATTCCGACGTCATCTACGAAGTACTGGGCCCCGCGGCGAAGGCAGCACTGGAGGAGCAGATGGACATCCGCAAGTACGAGTTTCAAAGCGACTTCGCCAAGAAGCACCAGGCCAAGGGCCGTGAGGCGAGGAGGGCGTCCGCGCCGCGCGCGTTGCGGACCTCCTGGCGTTCCTCGATGCTCGCGGTCTCGCCGTTTCCCCCGCGGAGCAAGAGACGATCGCGGCCTGCACCGACGACGCGGTGCTCACGCGGTGGATTCGCAAGGCCGCCACCGCAGCGACGGTCGCGGAGGTCTTCGCGGAGGGGTGACGGTCGGCGAGGTGCGCGCAGGCAGACTAGCGCTCTGCTCCCGAGCAGCTCTCCACAGGGCGTCACGCGTGTGAGCCGGAAGAGACGATCCACGCTGGGGTCGACCGCTGGCAGCGGCGCCCTGGCGGAAGCCTCTGGTCAGCGGCGGGTGATGCCGACGGCCTCTTCGAGGCGAGCGAGGCGAGCCTCGAACGCGGCGACCTCCGCGGAATTAGGCACGTGGTACGCCTCGCGGAGCCCTTCGAGCTCGGTGCGAAGGCTGGCGAGTGCGCTCCCGTGCTGGGCGAGGGCGCCCGGATGCCTCTTGGTGACGGCTTCGACATCCCTCAGGCGGTCGTCGGCCCTCTTCTCGCCGTCCGCGATCCGTCGTTTGAGGCTGTCCTCGATGGTCGACTCGCGCTCGCCCGTTGCCCGGAAGATGGGGCGCATGCTTTCGAGCTGCGCGCCGAGGCCGTGCATCGCGTCGAGCAGGGTGTCGCGTATGCCGTGCATTTCGGTGCGAAGCTCGTCGCGTATGCCGTGCATTTCGGTGCGCAGGTCGTCGCGTATGCCATGCATTTCAACGCGCAGCGCGTGGACGTCGTCGCGCACAGCGTGGACGTCGCCGCGCAGCGCGTGGACGTCGGCCTTCGTGGCGAATGAGGTTTCAGGGGATGCCTTGGACATCCCCGCCTTGGTCGCACGCGCCAGGCCAGGCGGCAATCCATCGCTCGGTCCATGTTTTCCACATGCGCCGGGTGGCCACGGCCGGGAGCGGATGTCCGCGGCCGGGTTGCGCCAGTCCTAGCCCACCGGGCGGAGCTCTTCCGGGCAGGCTGAGGTTCTCGCTCGTGCCTCGTCCCCCAAACTACGGGCATGGTGCGGTGGGGCAGTCACGCAGGCAGAAGTCGAGGCCAGAAGCCCAAGCCAGAAGGCGCCGTGGACTCATGCGAATCGCCACGTGGAACGTCGAATACGGGGCGGGGCGCGACAAGAACGCGCGGCGGCTCCGTCACCGTCCTGCTTCTCCCGCTTCTCAACCCCCCTCACACCACTCCACGCGCCCCGTCTCGGTAAACAGCAACCCCGCCGCGTCGCGGGCCGGCCCTGCGCCTCGCTCCAGCACCGCCGCGTACTGGCGGACCTGCTTCACGTACGCTGGGTACTCCTCGCGCGCGCTGCGCGTCGGCGCGCGATCGGTCTTGAAGTCGATCACCGTGAGCGTCCCGTCTGTGCGGCTCGCCACGAGATCCACGTAGCCCACGACCAGCTTTGCGCCATCGGCGCTCGCCTCGGCGAACGGGTACTCGAGGCGGAGCGCGACTTCTCCGTCGCCGTTCGCGCGCACTCCCGGCAGGACACCTTCGCTGCGCAACGCCGCGAGCGCTCTCGCTCCACGTCCCTCACCGCTTCATCGAGCGGCACAGCGGGGCCCACCGCCAGCGCGCGCGCCACGCGACGAACGCTCTCCTTCGCGTCGAGGCCGCGCGTCAACACCAGCCCAATGGCCGCGTGCACGAGCGACCCGAACGCCGCGCCGTGGCGGCCCTGCTTCTTCGCCCGCGCCCACGTTTGCGCGCCGGGCTCACCCCCGTCTCCGCAATCACCGCCGTCCGTTCCATCGACCCCACCAGGCTCGACCCCGAGCGCCGTCGCCTCCCGAGGCGCGTGCGTGAGCTCCACCGCTCTCTCGGCGGCGCCGACTGGCGCAATCGCCTCGCCCTTCGGCGCGTGGCCGTCGTGGCCGTCGGCTCGGTGCGCTTCGCTCGTGACCGACGTCGGCGCGAGCCGCGGTCGCGTTACCTCGCGAAGCGCCTCCTCCCACGCGGCGCGCTCGCGCTCGGCTGCGCCCTTGGCGAGCTTCGGGGGACGGTTCATCGCGACCGCAGGCTTCGACCACGCGGCGCCGCGTCCCTCGCGGTACGGCTCGAGGAGCCGCACGCCATTCGCCGCCTTGCCCGCGAGCGCTGGCGCCGCCAAGAGCGCGTGCGCGTACTTGTCCGCGTCCGAGAAACTTCCCCCCGCGCGCACGGGAGCACGAGCAAGTCGCGGGCGCGCGTCGCTGCGACGTAGAGCACCCGCCGGCGCTCGTGGGCCGCCATCTCCTCCGCTCGCGCCTTGAGACCGCTCCCCGCCGGCTCGTCCCAGTGGAGTCGAGACAGCGACATGCTCCACGCGCCCGACGGCTCCTCGAGCTCGAAGGCGCTGCCGCGCGCGGGCGCCGCGCGCAGCTCGCCCGCTGCGTCCCACAAGATGACGACGGGAAACTCGAGGCCCTTCGCCTGATGCACCGTGAGGATGCGCACAGCGTCGCTGCCCACCGGCGGCCGGGATCAAGCCGACGGGCG
The DNA window shown above is from Myxococcales bacterium and carries:
- a CDS encoding PD-(D/E)XK nuclease family protein; the encoded protein is MASRTDGTLTVIDFKTDRAPTRSAREEYPAYVKQVRQYAAVLERGAGPARDAAGLLFTETGRVEWCEGG